In candidate division KSB1 bacterium, a single genomic region encodes these proteins:
- a CDS encoding tyrosine recombinase yields the protein MTFNDCLHSFYNYLRVERNASDNTLAAYKTDIELFLIYLNDSNQGREITVEALQKTMIRGYLSYLYRHDYSKTSAARKLAALRTFCRYLVRQGVLKHNPTLGIATPKLEKRLPDFLTKEEVRHVLQQPDAGTFEGLRDFVILELFYATGLRVSEVAGLEYRNVLCKEGVIRVVGKGRKERLVQTGKELMTHLDYYLDRLVSLYKRALSPKDRLFVDAQLKPLTRFQVAGLVRKYVSRVADDKKAHPHALRHSFATHLLNEGADLMSVKEMLGHENLSTTQIYTHMSADHLKRIYKKYHQRDRESK from the coding sequence GTGACTTTTAACGACTGTTTACATTCATTTTATAATTATCTGCGTGTTGAACGCAACGCCAGTGATAATACCCTGGCTGCTTACAAAACAGATATAGAACTGTTTTTGATCTATTTGAACGATTCAAATCAAGGCCGGGAAATAACTGTTGAGGCGTTGCAGAAAACCATGATTCGCGGTTATTTGTCGTATTTGTACCGGCATGATTACAGCAAAACGAGTGCGGCGCGCAAACTGGCGGCTTTGCGCACGTTTTGCCGTTACCTGGTGAGGCAGGGAGTGCTGAAACACAATCCCACCCTGGGTATTGCAACGCCAAAACTGGAAAAGCGGCTGCCGGATTTTTTGACAAAGGAAGAAGTGCGGCATGTGCTGCAGCAGCCGGATGCCGGTACATTTGAAGGATTGCGCGATTTTGTTATCCTGGAACTGTTTTACGCCACGGGATTACGAGTCAGTGAAGTGGCCGGGCTGGAATATAGAAACGTTCTTTGCAAGGAGGGTGTTATCCGTGTGGTTGGCAAGGGCCGTAAGGAACGACTGGTGCAGACCGGAAAAGAGTTGATGACACACCTTGATTATTATTTGGATCGGCTTGTTTCATTGTACAAGCGGGCGTTATCCCCGAAAGACCGACTGTTTGTTGATGCCCAACTCAAACCGCTGACCCGATTTCAGGTAGCAGGTCTGGTGCGCAAATATGTGTCCCGTGTGGCGGATGATAAAAAAGCCCATCCGCATGCATTGCGCCATAGTTTTGCGACTCATCTCCTAAATGAAGGCGCAGATTTGATGTCTGTTAAGGAAATGCTCGGACATGAAAATTTGAGCACCACTCAGATTTACACCCACATGTCTGCAGATCATTTGAAACGGATTTATAAAAAATATCATCAAAGAGATCGTGAATCTAAATGA
- the raiA gene encoding ribosome-associated translation inhibitor RaiA, whose translation MRVEFTARHFKTSQRLKEFATEQVRRLKKYYDGIMDVEIILDYVKQEQIAEIIVIVYGQTLKAIEKSDDMYKSITLAVEKLERQIRKYKEKIRHFDKERITENIIEEE comes from the coding sequence ATGAGAGTTGAATTCACCGCGAGACACTTTAAGACATCACAACGACTGAAAGAATTCGCAACTGAGCAAGTCAGGCGGCTAAAGAAATATTACGACGGAATAATGGACGTTGAAATTATTCTGGACTATGTGAAACAGGAACAGATTGCCGAGATTATTGTTATTGTTTACGGGCAAACCCTGAAAGCAATTGAAAAAAGCGATGATATGTACAAATCCATCACCCTTGCGGTTGAAAAGCTGGAGCGGCAAATTAGAAAATATAAAGAGAAAATCCGGCATTTCGATAAGGAACGCATCACTGAAAATATTATAGAAGAGGAATAA
- the hprK gene encoding HPr(Ser) kinase/phosphatase: MGLTTKVFKEFTNLPEPKVLSFIKVKTFYNDMKDSLSLEILNDGYSFERKIREKEINRPGLALGGFVEVFTYWRIQIMGNTEVGFLNTLHGQKRFSMISTVLGFDLPCVLVTNNNKLPKEFMDVANKNGITVFNTPMNTTEAHRHISEYLEGKFAPHVVMHGTLVDIFSVGVLFVGAPGIGKSELCLDLVERGHQLVADDVVEITRNRLNQLQGASRQNNRYHMEIRGLGIIDVFKMFGVRGIRGNKDIHVVVQLEKFSKTKKYERLGLDEKVTRIMGVELPLVEIPIVEGKNIRIVAEAIALDHKLKQIGVHQAAEFQQELINRLRKKQKSDVELPIEDEE; this comes from the coding sequence ATGGGATTAACAACCAAAGTATTCAAGGAATTCACGAATTTACCGGAACCCAAAGTTTTATCCTTTATCAAAGTAAAGACTTTTTATAATGATATGAAGGATAGCTTGTCGCTTGAAATTCTGAACGACGGCTATAGCTTTGAACGCAAAATCCGGGAAAAAGAAATCAACCGGCCCGGTCTTGCTCTGGGTGGTTTTGTTGAAGTGTTTACGTACTGGCGTATACAGATTATGGGGAATACCGAGGTCGGGTTTTTAAATACCCTGCATGGCCAGAAGCGCTTTAGTATGATATCCACCGTTCTGGGATTTGATCTGCCTTGTGTGCTGGTCACCAACAATAACAAGCTTCCCAAAGAATTTATGGATGTTGCCAATAAAAACGGGATTACCGTTTTCAATACACCCATGAATACAACGGAAGCTCACCGGCATATCAGCGAATACCTGGAAGGCAAATTTGCGCCGCATGTGGTTATGCATGGGACCCTGGTTGATATTTTCAGCGTGGGGGTGTTATTTGTGGGGGCGCCGGGTATCGGCAAGAGCGAACTCTGTCTTGATTTGGTGGAACGCGGGCATCAGCTGGTGGCGGATGATGTGGTTGAAATTACGCGCAACCGTTTGAATCAATTGCAGGGCGCCTCACGTCAAAATAACCGCTATCACATGGAAATCCGAGGACTGGGAATCATAGATGTCTTCAAGATGTTTGGAGTCCGGGGAATTCGGGGCAACAAGGATATTCATGTAGTGGTACAACTGGAAAAGTTTTCCAAAACAAAAAAATACGAGCGTCTGGGACTGGATGAAAAAGTGACCAGGATCATGGGAGTAGAACTGCCGCTTGTGGAAATTCCAATTGTGGAAGGTAAAAATATCCGCATTGTTGCGGAAGCCATTGCCCTGGATCATAAACTGAAACAAATCGGTGTGCATCAGGCTGCAGAATTTCAGCAGGAATTGATCAACCGGTTGCGGAAGAAACAAAAGTCAGATGTAGAGTTGCCGATAGAGGATGAGGAATGA
- a CDS encoding PTS sugar transporter subunit IIB, with protein sequence MSLVLVRIDDRLIHGQVVVGWAGVLHLDRILLASDEVATVEWQRTIYMSAVPEELKASVLTLNDTLKALKSDEYKEERILLLVDSPKSVLYLVKKGLDISRVNVGGMHFKPGKNQVTPFIFVDQEDIEAFRKLRELNVELEGRDVPNRTAVNIPKALGLEAEGVS encoded by the coding sequence ATGTCTTTAGTGTTGGTAAGAATTGATGATCGTTTGATTCACGGACAGGTTGTGGTGGGATGGGCCGGAGTGCTGCATCTGGACCGCATTCTGTTGGCAAGTGATGAAGTGGCGACCGTCGAATGGCAGCGTACCATTTATATGTCAGCCGTTCCCGAAGAACTCAAAGCGTCGGTATTAACCCTAAATGATACGTTAAAGGCTTTGAAAAGTGATGAATATAAAGAGGAACGTATATTATTGCTGGTGGATTCTCCCAAGAGCGTGCTGTATTTGGTGAAAAAGGGATTGGATATATCCCGGGTCAACGTAGGGGGTATGCATTTCAAACCTGGAAAAAACCAGGTCACTCCGTTTATTTTTGTGGATCAGGAGGATATTGAAGCGTTTCGTAAACTCAGGGAATTGAATGTAGAGCTGGAGGGACGTGATGTTCCCAATCGAACAGCAGTTAATATCCCGAAAGCTCTGGGCCTTGAGGCCGAAGGTGTGAGCTGA
- the proS gene encoding proline--tRNA ligase translates to MAKGITKRSVDYSRWYLDVIAAAELAEHSAVKGCMVIKPHGYAIWEKMKEHLDRMFKETGHQNAYFPMFIPESFLKKEAEHVKGFAPECAVVTHGGGKELEEPYVVRPTSETIIWSTYSKWVQSYRDLPILINQWANVVRWEMRTRLFLRTTEFLWQEGHTAHATEQEAIEETERMLDVYRRFANDCLAAPVFVGLKTPAERFAGALDTYCIEAMMQDKRALQAGTSHYLGQNFAKAFDVTFQDENSELQYVYATSWGVSTRLIGALIMMHSDDNGLVLPPKLAATQVVVIPIWRDEEQEQNLRSAVQTMTDAWKGRVPFYVDDRDQYRPGYKFNEWEKKGIPIRVEIGPKDLEQNQVVLVRRDTGEKMMVPQDHVLERIEELLEEIQKNLYTRALEFRDANTFTEDDYTRFQERIEEPGGFFWVHWCGSPDCETDFQNKSKATIRCVPMDGEKETGNCIVCGQPSEQRVLVAKAY, encoded by the coding sequence ATGGCTAAAGGTATAACAAAACGATCAGTCGATTATTCACGCTGGTATCTGGATGTAATTGCAGCTGCTGAACTGGCAGAGCATTCCGCGGTCAAGGGATGTATGGTGATCAAACCGCATGGATATGCCATTTGGGAAAAAATGAAGGAACATCTGGACCGGATGTTCAAGGAAACCGGACATCAGAATGCTTATTTCCCCATGTTTATTCCGGAAAGCTTTTTGAAAAAAGAAGCGGAACACGTAAAGGGATTTGCACCGGAATGTGCCGTGGTTACCCACGGCGGCGGCAAAGAACTGGAGGAACCGTATGTGGTGCGTCCGACCTCCGAGACCATTATCTGGTCTACGTATAGCAAATGGGTACAGTCGTATCGGGATCTTCCGATCCTGATCAACCAGTGGGCCAATGTGGTGCGCTGGGAAATGCGAACCCGGTTGTTCCTGCGTACGACCGAGTTTCTGTGGCAGGAAGGCCACACCGCGCACGCCACGGAGCAGGAAGCCATTGAAGAAACCGAACGCATGCTGGACGTATATCGCCGGTTTGCCAATGACTGTTTGGCGGCTCCCGTGTTTGTCGGTCTGAAAACCCCTGCGGAACGTTTTGCCGGAGCCCTGGACACGTATTGTATCGAAGCCATGATGCAGGACAAGCGTGCTTTGCAGGCCGGCACATCGCATTATCTGGGACAAAATTTTGCCAAAGCCTTTGATGTGACCTTTCAGGATGAGAACAGCGAACTGCAGTATGTTTATGCCACCAGCTGGGGAGTCTCGACGCGGCTGATCGGCGCCCTGATCATGATGCACAGCGATGACAACGGGCTGGTGCTGCCGCCCAAACTGGCTGCCACTCAGGTGGTGGTCATACCGATCTGGCGGGATGAAGAACAGGAACAGAACCTGCGGTCTGCGGTTCAAACGATGACAGATGCCTGGAAAGGCCGTGTTCCGTTTTACGTTGATGATCGCGATCAATACCGACCGGGATATAAATTTAACGAGTGGGAGAAAAAAGGTATTCCCATCCGGGTTGAAATCGGCCCCAAAGACCTGGAGCAGAACCAGGTGGTGCTGGTGCGGCGGGATACGGGTGAAAAGATGATGGTTCCGCAGGATCATGTTTTGGAGCGTATTGAAGAGTTACTGGAAGAGATTCAAAAAAATCTTTATACCAGGGCTCTTGAATTCCGTGACGCCAATACGTTCACTGAGGATGATTATACGCGGTTTCAGGAAAGAATAGAGGAACCCGGTGGATTTTTCTGGGTGCATTGGTGCGGCAGTCCGGACTGCGAAACGGATTTCCAGAATAAAAGCAAAGCCACAATCCGTTGTGTCCCGATGGACGGTGAAAAGGAAACAGGAAACTGTATTGTCTGCGGTCAACCCTCTGAGCAGCGAGTGCTGGTTGCCAAAGCATATTAG
- the era gene encoding GTPase Era, giving the protein MSQYRAGYVAVIGRPNVGKSTLVNRILKFPLSITTAKPQTTRHRILGIYNEENLQIIFLDTPGLIDPKYRMQEMMMKAARGAVQDADVVLFLVQAGDKISKRDAETAELFKNINKPCILVINKADLLHDKNRMLPLMEQYQSMNLFEQIIPISALNGDNVDDIKEAVRQYLPYSPPFYPDDMISEHPERFFVSELIREQVFQYYRDEVPFSTAVVIDEFREQSDRKDYIKARIVVERQSQKKIIIGKNGKAIREMGKRARKSIEEFLERPVFLECWVSVREKWRKKDVFLKEFGLDRN; this is encoded by the coding sequence TTGAGTCAGTATCGAGCCGGATATGTCGCTGTGATCGGACGGCCGAATGTGGGCAAGTCGACGCTGGTCAACCGCATTCTGAAATTCCCGCTTTCTATTACCACAGCCAAACCGCAAACCACGCGTCACCGCATTCTCGGTATTTACAATGAAGAAAATCTTCAGATTATCTTTCTCGATACGCCGGGACTGATCGATCCCAAATACCGGATGCAGGAAATGATGATGAAAGCGGCGCGCGGGGCTGTCCAGGACGCGGATGTGGTGCTGTTTCTGGTACAAGCCGGGGACAAAATATCCAAACGCGATGCCGAAACGGCAGAACTATTTAAAAATATTAACAAACCCTGTATTCTGGTCATCAACAAAGCGGATTTGCTGCATGACAAGAACCGTATGCTGCCGCTTATGGAACAGTATCAGAGTATGAATCTGTTTGAGCAGATCATACCCATATCTGCTTTGAACGGGGATAATGTGGATGATATCAAGGAAGCGGTTCGGCAATACCTGCCGTATTCGCCGCCCTTTTATCCCGATGATATGATTTCCGAACACCCGGAACGCTTTTTCGTCAGCGAATTGATCCGCGAACAGGTTTTTCAGTATTATCGGGACGAGGTGCCGTTTTCGACCGCGGTGGTGATCGACGAATTCCGCGAACAGTCTGATCGCAAAGATTATATCAAAGCCCGTATCGTTGTGGAGCGGCAGTCGCAGAAAAAAATAATTATCGGAAAAAACGGCAAAGCGATCCGCGAAATGGGGAAACGCGCGCGCAAATCCATTGAAGAGTTTCTGGAACGTCCTGTTTTTCTGGAATGCTGGGTGAGTGTCCGGGAAAAATGGCGGAAAAAGGATGTCTTTCTCAAAGAGTTTGGTCTGGACCGCAATTAA
- a CDS encoding SpoIID/LytB domain-containing protein, with product MSIFSHEFKFKKLIPALVGLGWLISCAPVAYRPAPYIQSPVIRVGLIEGTDSLVFSCERAITVFANGHKKGMLPGGETYTLIVENSEKIAVEYQVQYAEYPNRQDAERMKRQLSRYGIQARIKETGGELQVGHRVIKGNLKYVLYDQRSWKSKSGAEKYINELGAAKARVVADYGVNTVYQIVADDKKFKVAGKVRLAGGPITISNVPVGRGYHWSRRETRVYEGDLEIQTGENGGLVVINVLPLSLYLKGVLPGEMPASFPLEALKAQAIAARTYFLHNYTRVHKSHPFDVCDDVHCQSYVGKNNNEKIRRAVRETRGQVLQVGDELCNTPYHAMCGGHTENADNVWRGDAKSYLSGVFDVEHPRAMASAMDLSREQDLERWLDSEPNVFCNIVKAGNPEFAHYAKKFFRWSETFTRQELEQSIEKYTEKKLGTLVDLIPLTRGVSGRIIELEVIGTSRTFSIKRELNIRKALSPKTLYSACFVIEPVGSENEVYEAFTFKGAGWGHGVGMCQIGAACMAHAGKTAERILEHYYQGARVVALY from the coding sequence ATGTCTATTTTTTCTCACGAGTTTAAATTTAAAAAACTGATCCCCGCGCTGGTGGGACTGGGATGGCTCATCTCCTGTGCCCCCGTGGCTTATCGGCCGGCGCCCTATATTCAGAGTCCGGTCATCCGGGTGGGTTTGATCGAAGGCACGGATTCGCTGGTGTTTTCTTGCGAACGTGCGATCACGGTCTTTGCGAATGGACATAAGAAAGGCATGCTGCCCGGCGGGGAAACGTATACACTGATTGTCGAAAATTCTGAAAAGATTGCTGTTGAATATCAGGTTCAATATGCGGAATATCCGAATCGGCAGGACGCGGAGCGCATGAAACGTCAGCTGTCGCGCTACGGAATTCAAGCACGGATCAAAGAGACCGGCGGTGAATTGCAGGTGGGTCACCGAGTCATAAAAGGAAACCTCAAATATGTTCTCTACGATCAGCGCTCCTGGAAAAGCAAATCCGGCGCAGAAAAATATATTAATGAACTGGGCGCTGCCAAAGCACGGGTGGTAGCTGATTACGGGGTGAATACTGTTTATCAGATCGTGGCCGACGATAAAAAGTTTAAAGTGGCGGGTAAAGTACGCCTGGCCGGCGGTCCCATAACGATATCGAATGTTCCGGTGGGACGCGGATATCACTGGTCCCGGCGGGAAACCCGGGTGTATGAGGGGGATCTTGAGATTCAGACAGGCGAAAACGGCGGATTGGTCGTTATCAATGTCCTTCCGCTGTCTCTGTACCTAAAGGGTGTGCTGCCCGGTGAAATGCCGGCATCGTTTCCGCTGGAAGCTTTAAAGGCTCAGGCCATTGCCGCCCGCACCTATTTTCTGCACAACTATACGCGTGTGCACAAATCACATCCGTTTGATGTCTGTGATGACGTTCACTGTCAGTCGTATGTCGGCAAAAACAACAATGAGAAAATCCGGCGCGCCGTGCGCGAAACGCGCGGGCAGGTGCTGCAGGTCGGTGACGAGTTGTGCAATACGCCCTATCACGCCATGTGCGGCGGACATACCGAAAATGCGGATAATGTCTGGCGCGGCGATGCCAAATCGTACTTGTCCGGGGTGTTTGATGTGGAACATCCGCGCGCCATGGCATCAGCCATGGACTTGAGCCGGGAACAAGACCTGGAACGCTGGCTCGATTCGGAGCCGAACGTGTTCTGTAATATCGTAAAGGCGGGTAATCCGGAATTCGCGCACTATGCGAAAAAGTTTTTCCGCTGGTCGGAAACCTTTACACGTCAGGAACTGGAACAGAGTATCGAAAAATATACCGAAAAAAAACTCGGGACACTGGTGGACCTGATTCCCCTGACACGCGGAGTTTCAGGGCGCATCATTGAGCTTGAAGTGATCGGTACCAGCCGGACGTTCAGCATCAAGCGAGAATTGAACATTCGCAAGGCCCTGTCTCCGAAAACCCTGTACAGCGCCTGTTTTGTCATCGAACCGGTGGGGTCTGAGAATGAGGTGTATGAGGCGTTTACATTCAAAGGCGCCGGCTGGGGACACGGTGTGGGCATGTGCCAGATCGGCGCCGCCTGTATGGCGCACGCGGGGAAAACCGCGGAACGCATTCTGGAACATTATTATCAGGGGGCGCGGGTGGTTGCATTGTATTAA
- a CDS encoding GlsB/YeaQ/YmgE family stress response membrane protein, producing MNIIYFLIIGLIAGWLAGLILKGKGFGLVVNLIIGCIGAVLGGYLFALLNITGGLIVQIIAAVVGAIILLWVISFFNKKKK from the coding sequence ATGAATATCATCTATTTTCTGATTATTGGACTGATTGCAGGTTGGCTTGCAGGACTTATTCTTAAAGGTAAAGGATTTGGTCTGGTTGTAAATTTGATAATAGGCTGTATCGGTGCAGTGTTGGGTGGTTATTTATTCGCATTGCTTAATATTACCGGAGGATTGATTGTGCAAATTATTGCCGCGGTCGTTGGCGCAATCATATTGTTATGGGTAATTAGCTTTTTTAATAAAAAGAAAAAGTAA
- a CDS encoding IS1380 family transposase, with the protein MQKKTDTTQPKISKIEITKDKISGRGGLLFFLRYIDQIRFYSLFENVFSFLKGSSKGLGYRQFVKQLFAWFIDGTDMSICSFDRRKNDEAYAAVLENRPEQMATSHQIKRMFRKFSFVGQMIFRSLLLEMFIWRLIIEQPKEVILFGDSVVFDNDGAKKREGSNVTYKNKKGFQPMQISWGPYVVDALFRAGDVHCNHGSDFIKSVGRLVKAIRRRYKDVPIILLTDSGFMDDQNFRFFEQRLGIHYVCAGKIYNDIKQYVNNLSYDAFRSYRQTWTFVEFANRLKSWKTFRRCIFTSQKAEENGQLLFDFAQPDSVIYTNIGRNSELDEKLINAGSGNYLKAEKIIELNHSRGRAELVHRSQKEFAGREQLPFKRFGMNRVFYYLMIISHFLFEAYKRDIPCEAVPVTAYPNTFRRIMIDFAAKIVTTGGKIILRVTQTVYDSLKILKLWSFIEEYEPAFVT; encoded by the coding sequence ATGCAGAAAAAAACCGATACAACGCAACCTAAAATATCAAAAATTGAGATCACAAAAGATAAAATTAGCGGTCGTGGTGGTCTGTTGTTTTTTCTTAGATATATTGACCAAATTCGATTCTATTCTCTATTTGAAAACGTTTTTAGCTTTTTAAAAGGCTCTTCTAAAGGACTGGGATACCGTCAGTTTGTCAAACAGCTTTTTGCGTGGTTTATTGATGGTACGGATATGTCAATCTGTTCTTTTGATCGTCGAAAAAACGATGAAGCCTATGCTGCAGTGCTCGAAAATCGCCCGGAACAAATGGCAACATCCCATCAAATCAAAAGGATGTTTCGCAAGTTCAGTTTTGTTGGGCAAATGATATTTCGGTCTCTTTTGTTGGAGATGTTTATTTGGCGACTTATTATTGAACAACCCAAAGAAGTTATTCTTTTTGGTGACAGCGTAGTTTTCGACAATGACGGCGCTAAAAAGCGTGAAGGCTCAAATGTGACCTATAAAAATAAAAAAGGATTCCAGCCTATGCAAATTAGTTGGGGGCCTTATGTTGTTGATGCGCTGTTCCGAGCCGGAGATGTTCATTGTAATCATGGCAGCGACTTTATAAAGTCAGTGGGGCGTCTGGTCAAAGCTATTCGACGTCGCTATAAAGATGTTCCAATCATTCTGCTAACAGACAGTGGTTTTATGGATGACCAGAACTTTCGGTTCTTTGAACAACGCCTTGGTATTCATTATGTTTGTGCCGGGAAAATATATAACGATATTAAACAATATGTTAACAATCTTAGTTATGATGCTTTTCGTTCTTATAGACAGACATGGACTTTTGTCGAATTTGCTAATCGCCTCAAATCATGGAAGACATTTCGCCGTTGTATTTTTACCTCGCAGAAAGCTGAGGAAAATGGTCAACTCTTATTTGATTTTGCACAACCGGATTCAGTAATCTATACCAATATAGGCCGAAACAGTGAGCTGGATGAAAAACTAATCAATGCTGGTAGTGGCAATTATCTCAAGGCCGAAAAGATTATCGAGTTAAACCACAGTCGAGGTAGAGCTGAATTAGTACACCGATCACAGAAAGAATTTGCTGGAAGAGAACAGTTACCATTTAAGCGTTTCGGTATGAATAGAGTTTTTTACTATTTGATGATCATTAGCCATTTTCTTTTTGAAGCATATAAAAGGGACATCCCCTGTGAAGCAGTGCCAGTTACCGCTTACCCCAATACCTTTCGTCGGATCATGATTGATTTTGCAGCCAAAATTGTGACAACAGGCGGAAAAATTATACTAAGGGTAACACAGACAGTCTATGATTCCCTGAAGATTTTAAAATTATGGTCATTCATTGAGGAGTATGAACCCGCATTTGTGACGTAA
- a CDS encoding 4Fe-4S binding protein translates to MAHHNLKSVYSDLSKRLNRFPQGAPPSERLFDILKILFSEKEAELVSLLPIKPFTVSKAARIWKMDEARAQTVLDELASRAILVDMPQNGETQYVLPPPMAGFFEFSMMRVRGDIDQKVLSELFYEYMNVEEEFIKNLFTDGETQLGRTFVNEQALSAENALHVLDYERASEVIKTASHRGISLCYCRHKMEHMGRDCSAEKDICMTFNSSADSLIRHGHAREVDVSEGLDLLQKAQDQNLVQFGENVRNSVNFICNCCGCCCEAMIAARRFAILNPVHTTNFLPDIDSDSCNGCGKCVNVCPVEAVSLVSANDPKKPNRKKAHLNVDICLGCGLCVRACPNQSIQLKSRETRVITPMDGAHRVVVMAIERGKLQNLIFDNQVLKSHRALAAVFGVILKLPPVKQVLASQQVKSRYLEALISHYN, encoded by the coding sequence ATGGCCCATCACAACCTCAAATCCGTGTATAGCGACCTGAGTAAACGTCTAAACCGCTTTCCACAGGGCGCACCGCCGTCGGAGCGGCTGTTCGATATTCTAAAAATCCTGTTCAGTGAAAAAGAAGCGGAACTTGTTTCTCTGCTTCCCATCAAACCATTCACCGTCAGCAAAGCGGCGCGTATCTGGAAAATGGACGAGGCCCGTGCGCAAACCGTACTCGACGAACTGGCCTCGCGCGCCATTCTCGTGGACATGCCTCAGAACGGTGAGACGCAGTACGTGCTGCCGCCGCCTATGGCCGGATTTTTCGAATTTTCCATGATGCGCGTGCGCGGCGACATTGATCAAAAAGTGCTCAGCGAACTGTTTTACGAGTACATGAACGTGGAAGAGGAGTTTATCAAAAACCTGTTCACCGACGGCGAAACCCAGCTGGGCCGCACATTTGTCAATGAACAGGCATTATCCGCAGAAAACGCACTGCATGTCCTGGATTACGAACGCGCCAGCGAGGTGATCAAGACCGCCAGTCATCGGGGGATCAGTCTCTGCTACTGCCGCCACAAAATGGAGCATATGGGACGCGATTGCTCCGCGGAAAAAGACATCTGCATGACGTTTAACAGCTCAGCTGACTCGCTGATTCGACACGGACACGCACGCGAGGTGGATGTGAGCGAGGGTCTGGATCTGCTGCAGAAAGCGCAGGATCAGAATCTGGTGCAGTTTGGTGAAAATGTCAGAAACAGCGTCAATTTTATCTGCAACTGCTGCGGCTGCTGCTGCGAAGCCATGATCGCCGCCCGCCGGTTTGCCATTTTGAATCCCGTGCATACAACCAATTTCCTGCCGGACATTGACAGCGACTCTTGTAATGGATGCGGCAAATGTGTCAACGTTTGTCCGGTGGAAGCTGTATCCCTGGTCTCGGCGAATGATCCGAAAAAGCCCAACCGTAAAAAAGCGCATCTGAATGTGGATATTTGTCTGGGCTGCGGTCTCTGTGTACGCGCCTGTCCGAATCAAAGCATTCAGCTGAAATCGCGTGAAACGCGGGTGATCACGCCCATGGACGGCGCCCACCGGGTGGTGGTCATGGCCATTGAACGCGGCAAACTGCAGAATCTGATTTTCGACAATCAGGTACTAAAAAGCCACCGCGCCCTGGCAGCGGTGTTTGGCGTGATTCTGAAACTGCCGCCCGTGAAACAGGTCCTGGCCAGCCAGCAGGTCAAGTCCAGATATCTGGAAGCGTTGATAAGTCATTACAATTGA